The DNA sequence AGTGTTCTGTCACTCTCATCATCCATGATACCGAAACGAAGTTTGATAACAGCTTTCTCACGTTCATTAAGTTGTTCAAGTACTTGTTCGATCTGAATTTTAAGGTCATCTTTTAAGATTGCTTCAGAAGGTGAAAGGGAAGTTTTATCTTCAATAAAGTCACCAAAACGTCCATCCTCTTCACTTCCGATAGGAGCTTCAAGAGAAATAGGTTCTTTTGTAATCTTAATAACATTTTTAACTTTCTCTACTGAAAGACCAACCTCTGCTGCAATTGTCTCAACATCTGGCTCTTTTCCATGTTCTTGAAGGTGCTTACGCATAATTTTATTGATACGGTTAATTGTCTCAATCATATGGATAGGGATACGGATCGTTCTTGCTTGATCAGCGATTGCACGTGAAATAGCTTGACGGATCCACCATGTAGCATATGTTGAAAACTTGTAACCTTTTTGGTATTCGAACTTATCAACGGCTTTCATAAGTCCTATATTTCCCTCTTGAATTAAGTCAAGGAATGGTAAACCTCTGTTTGTATAACGTTTAGCAATAGATACAACAAGACGAAGGTTTGATTTTGCCATTTTTGTTTTTGCTTTTTCAGAAATATTTTTACCACGTTTGATTTGTTCTAAAATATCTGAAAGTTTTTCAGGTTCCATATCGAAACTATTTTTACTTGCTTCTTTTGTTTGAACAAGTTTTTTAATCTCCATATATGTTGAAACCATTGTCGCTTCAGGAACCATATTTACAATATCTTCTTTGCTAAGATCTTGAATCTTATCTACTAATACCTTATGGTTTGCTCTTAGAGTTGCGTTAAATAATGGAAGTTTGTACTCAAGACGTTTTAATTCTTTATCGTACCCTTCATCAGATTTTAAAGCAGTTTCCATAGCTTTTACTAGCTCATTGATAAGTTTCGAAGTTGGACCAAGATCTAATAGTTTCTCTTTTAAAACTGCTTTTTTGAATGTAACTGAAAGTTGGTAAAATACTATATCTTCCGTTAAGTCTCCATCTAAATCTTCAGGAGCTTTTTCCGTAAGTTTTACCCACTCTTTTTTAGCTTTTTCAAGTGCTTTAAAGCTTGTTGTGACTTTTTCGACACGAGACTTGTCTTTTGCAGACAATGTCTTTTCTTCTACATTGTCGTTATCTTCATTATCGTTATCGTCATCATTGTCGTTATCGTTATCGTCATTATCGTCCTCAAAGCTTTTAAATAGCTCTTTAACACGACGTTCACGGTTAATAAGCGGTTCTTTATAGTCTAAAATGAAATTAATAAGATATGGAACTGAACAGATCGCATCAATAATGATACTTTCACCTTTTTCAATTTGTTTAGATATATCTATCTCTTCCTCTTTAGTAAGTAGAGGGATTTGTCCCATTTCACGTAAGTACATACGTACAGGAGAATCTGAACGAGACCATTCAAGAAGTTCGTGTTCTTTTAAGATGTCAAATTCATCGTTGTCGCTGTCTTCGATCATTTTACGTTGAGCTTCTCTACGAGCCTCTGCTTCTTGATCGTTTAGTTTTTTTGCATGTTCACTTGATGTGTAGATACATTTATTGTGCTTTTGTAAAAGCTTATAAATGTTTTTTGCTTGAGCACCAGTAGGCTGTTTATCATAAAAATCAATGATTGATTCATATGTAATACATTCTTTAGACTTATGCTCTTCAAAAAAGTTTTCTAGTGCTTGATTGAGTTCTTTTGCCGTCATTTCGGAGTATTCTCCATATCTTTGTAGTTTAAGGATTTTAAAAGGTGGATTATACCGAAATTTCTTTAAAGTAATCTTTTCCCAAGATAATGAAAAGTTATCAATAAAATTTTGGAACACTCTTTGCTTTTTCAAGAAAACTAATTAGAAAAATCAAGAGGAAAGTGGATGCAAACAGGGTACTACAGTTCTGCTGCAGGGATGGTGACACAGTTTAACAGACTTGATACTATTGCAAATAACCTGGCAAATGTAAATACGGCAGGTTATAAAGAAGATAATGTCATAGTAGGTGATTTTCTCCGTATGTTAAAAGAAGCAAGAGATGACTTGCCAAATGCTAACCAAACAAAAGAGGGTGCAGCATTTTTAAACAGAACGCTAACAAAATCTCCACAGGTAGTAGATAGCTTTACAGACTTTTCTGTCGGTGATCTTACAAAAACATCAAACACTCTTGATTTTGCACTTTCTAAAGATGATCTCTTTTTTGCCGTAAGAACACCTCAGGGGATTAGACTTACGCGTGACGGCTCTTTTACTTTAAATCCTGAAGGTAAACTAGTTAATAAACAAGGTTATGAAGTTTTGGGTGAAGATTATAAAACTTCAAATGCCGGTATAACTTTTGCTCAAGATGATGCAGTAATTACAGCTGATAAAAACGGACAGATATCTACAAATGTGCCAGGCAGCTTCAATATGGTTGTAAAAACAAAACTTTTGGTAGTGCAGCCTGATAATCTTCGTGAATTGAAAAAAGATGGTGATAATTTATATCGTCTTGAGAATGAAGAGAGTTTTAATGTTGTAAAAAACAGTGGTGCTGTTTCGCAAGGTTTTATTGAAAAAAGTAATGTGAATGCTGTAAAAATGATGACACAGCTTATTGAGGCAAACAGACTTATCGGAATGTATCAAAAAGCGATGGATACACAAATGAACGATATGAATACTGAAGCAATTCAAAAACTTGCAAAAAAAGCTTAATTTAGGGTAGGGAGAACAAAACTATGATGCAATCATTATACACAGCTTCAACAGGTATGTTGGGGATGCAACTTCAAATTGATACGACGGCAAATAATATTGCCAACGTAAATACGATCGGATTTAAAAAATCTCGTGCGGAATTTGCTGATCTTATGTACCATACTATGGAATATGCAGGAACGGCTACAAGTGATACGACACAAAGTCCGACAGGGATTGAAGTGGGACTCGGTGTGCGTTCAACTGCTATCAATAAAATTTTTACAGAGGGTTCACTTAAACAAACTGACAACCCTTTAGATATTTCTATTACCGGAAACGGATTTTTTAAATTAGAACTTCCAGACGGTACGGAAGTATATACAAGAAACGGTGCTTTTAAACGTGACCAAAACGGAACGGTCGTAAACTCTGACGGATATGCGCTTGTACCACAGATTGTTATTCCTGAAGATGCAACGAATATCAGTATTGGTACTGACGGAACTGTGAGTGTTGTTCAAGCTGGTCAAACACAGGCAACTGTAATTGGTCAGATAAATACAACTGCTTTTATTAATCCTGCGGGACTTCACTCAATGGGAGACAACCTTTTTATGGAAACTGATGCTTCAGGCCAACCGGTTGACGGTACTCCTGGTCAAAACGGTTTAGGTGTAATCCGTCAAGGTTTTGTTGAATTGAGTAATGTGGAACTAGTAGTTGAATTAACTGACTTAATTACAGGTCAAAGAGCATACGATGCAAACTCAAAAATCATCACAACTAGTGATGAAATGTTGCAAACTGTAAATAATTTAAAACGTTAATAATTCCCTAAAATAGCATTGATACTTTTTAATATCAATGCTCCCTGCCTAAATTTAATACGAAAATTTAAAGAACAAACAATCACATTTTCGGTATAATCGCGAAATTATTTAATCAAAATAGTAGGAATTTATATGCAAAAAGCAAACATAAATGGAAAAGTTTGGAGATTTGGTAAAGATATCGATACAGATTTAATTATTGCTGCCCGTTATCTTAATACTTCAGATCCAAAAGAACTTGCAAAACATGTTATGGAAGATGCAGATCCAGAATTTGTAAATAAAATGAGTGTAGGTGATGTAATAGTTGCTGATGAAAACTTTGGTTGTGGAAGTTCACGTGAACACGCTCCAATAGCTTTAAAAGCAGCTGGTGTTGCCGCAGTTGTTGCTCCGACATTCGCAAGAATTTTTTATCGTAATGCTTTTAATATGGGTCTTCCTATATTTGAATTACCAGAAGCAAGTGAAATCAACGAAGGTGATAAAATCTCTATCGATATGGATAACGGTACAATCACAAACGAAACTACAAATAAAACATACAACTTTACTCCAATTCCACCGTTTATGCAGGAATTAATTGATGCAGGTGGGCTTATGAGTTTTGCTAAAAAAGAGATCGAGGAAGGAAAATAATGAAAACTTACAAAATTGCACTAATTAAAGGTGACGGAATCGGACCTGAAATCGTTGATGAGGCGGTTAAAGTTTTAGATGCTGTTGCTTCATGTTCAGGTTTCAGTCTTACTTACGATGAACTTTTAATGGGTGGTATCGCTTACGATATTACAGGTGATCCATTGCCACAAGAGACTATTAACGGTGCATTAAACTCTGATGCTGTACTTTTTGGTGCTATCGGTGGTGAAAAATGGGATACTCTTCCTCGTGAAAAGAGACCAGAGAGCGGACTGCTACGTTTTAGAAAAGAGTTAGGCGTGTATGCTAACCTTCGCCCGGCAGTTGTATATGACGAACTTGCAAACGCATCTTCACTTAAACCAGAGATCGTAAAAGGTGTTGATCTTATGGTTGTTCGTGAGCTAATCGGCGGTATCTACTTTGGTGAGCCTAAAGGGCGTGACGAGAATAAGGGATGGAATACTATGGTTTATACAAAAGATGAGATCGTACGTATTGCACACCAAGCGTTTAAAATTGCTATGAACAGAAACAAAAGAGTTTGTTCAATTGATAAAGCAAACGTACTTGATGTTTCTCAATTATGGCGTGAAACTGTAGAAGAAGTAGCTAAAGAGTACCCAGAAGTAGAACTTTCACATATGTATGTAGATAATGCAGCTATGCAGCTTATCCGTGATCCTAAACAATTTGACGTAATGCTTACGGGAAATATTTTTGGAGATATTTTATCTGATGAAGCAAGTATGCTTTCTGGTTCTATCGGTCTTTTACCTTCAGCTTCTGTTGGTGCAAAAATCGGTGTATATGAGCCAATTCACGGTTCAGCTCCAGATATTGCAGGTCAAGGAATAGCAAATCCGATTGCTACAATCTCTTCAGCGTCTATGATGTTAAGATTTGCTCTTGGTGAAAATGACGCTGCAGATAAAATTGATGCCGCTATTAAACGTGCTCTTAGCGAAGGATATAGAACAGGAGACCTTGCTCAATTTGATGCAAAAGAGGTTTGCTCAACTTCAGAGATGGGTTCTATTATCGCTAACTATATAGTAAAGTAAATAGTAAATGCAGACATTAACTTTAGCAAACATCTATGAATTACAGGGTTTAAAAGAGGAAGCTTTGGAGATCTATAAAGAGATCTTAAAAAAAGATCCTTCTAACTCTGAAGCAAAAATTGCTATAAGAAGATTGTCTGGAGTTAGAAAAAAATTTTTAAAAGTAAATACTCAAATGAAAGAGTTTTTCATTAAGATGGATACTGAAGTTGAGTTCAAAGAGTTTGAAAGGTGGTTATTAAAAGCATGGAATTAAAAGATATGATACTCTCAACTTTAGAAGAGATTGAAGAGGAATTGCCACCTGTAGATATGAAGCAAGAAGAAAATGCTCATAAAACTTTTGAACCTGTCGAGAATTCGACAAAAGAATCAAATGATATTCCTTCTATGACAAAAAGTTCAGTAGATAATGAACTGTTCTTTTTAAAATCTATCAGAGAAAGATTATTAGTGCTTTTTGAAGGTTTTCAAGCACCTAATAATTCTAATATAGAAGCAAAAATAGATATGACTCTTAACTTTTTAGAATATACTCTTGCAACGATTGATGAGAGAGTTAAAGTGTTAGAAAAGGATAAAATATAAATGAAATACCGCGTTTTAATTGATGCAAATGATGAAAAAGGCTTAGTACACAAAGTATCAAGCGTATTTTTCAACTATGACCTAAATATTTTATCTAACAGTGAATTTGTTGACAAAGAGAGCAATAAATTTTTTATGCGTAGTGTTGTTGACGGTGATGTTAATAAGGAAGATCTTTCTAAAGCTGTTCAAGAGGTTTTACCAAAGAACTCTACTGTAAAAGTGATAGAGCCTAAAAAGAAAAATATTATTCTGATGGCTACAAAAGAGCTACATGCTTTAGGTGATATTCTTGTTCGTCATGAAGCAGGGGAGTTAGAGGCAAATATTTTAGGAGTTATCTCTAACTATGATCTCTTAGAACCTTTTGTTTCTAAATTTGATATTCCGTATATCACTGTTTCTCATGAAGGTTTAGAGCGTGCTGAGCATGAAACTAAAGTGATTGAAGCAATTAAAAGCTTTGAAGATGTTGACTATATCGTTCTTGCAAAATATATGAGAATTTTAACTCCGAGATTTGTAGAGGAGTTTGAAGATAAAATTATTAATATTCACCACTCTTTCTTACCTGCATTTATCGGTGCAAACCCTTATAAACAAGCGTATGATCGCGGTGTTAAGATTATTGGTGCAACAGCTCACTTTGTAAACAACAATCTTGATGAAGGACCGATTATCGCTCAAGATACTATCCATGTAAATCATGCTCATAGTTGGAGAGATATGCAAAAAAACGGTAGGGATGTTGAAAAAGTAGTACTTTCTCGCGCACTTAAATTAGCACTTGAAGACAGAATCTTTGTGTATGCAAACAGAACGGTTATCTTTTAATGGCATTTAATCTTGTTTTAGTACATCCACAGATCCCAAATAACACGGGTGCCATCGGGCGTCTTTGTGTAAATGCGGGTGCAAGTCTGCACCTTATCAAGCCTATCGGATTTGACATAGATGAAAAAGCTGTACGTCGTGCCGGACTTGATTATTGGGATAAGCTTGACTTGCATGTTTGGGAATCTTTAGATGATTTTTTTGCAAACAATGAGATTACGGATAATGCATATTTTGCAACAACAAAGACAGATAAACCTTATTTTGAAGCTACATTTAAAGATGGTGATTATATTTTCTTTGGGAGTGAAACAGCAGGAATTCCAGAAGATGTACTCAACAAACATAAAGAGCAATGTATAACAATTCCGATGACAAAAGACGGAAGAAGTTTAAATTTGGCTATTAGTACAGGTATCGTACTTTATGATGCTATTAGACAAACTTTCGATACATTTCCTAGAGGGTAAGTAATGAGTATTTTAGATATTATAATGCTTGTTGCTTTTCTCGGCTTTATGGTATTTATTTTCGGTGGTTACCACAAAACAAAATTTGAGCAGCGAGAGCGTCAAGACAAAAAAGATAAAAACTCTTAGAAAATTTTAGCTGCCCAGATCTCCATTTGACTTTCAAATCTTTCAAAAATAGTTTCCGCTTGTTTAATTAAGATAGACATTTTTCATCCTTTGTTTATTTTCAAGTTGCAAAAATATTACACCTAAAATAAAATATGAAATAAAAATATGTCAAATTGTCATAAAAATATTGAATTTTTTGCAAATTTTGATTATACTATGACAATTTAATATAAAAAGGGGACAAAATGAATAGTTTTTCTGACATTGTTGAAGAGATTAAAAGTATTTTATCTTCTGACTTTTCACCAAAAAAGGTTTTCGATAAAGATGTTGCAGAATCAATTGGGATCTCTCAAATGAATTTTGCCACAATGAAAAAAAGAAATAAGATACCTTTTAGTGAACTTCTGGATTTTTGTGCAAGAAGAAGTATTTCGATCAATTGGCTTTTATACGGTCAATCACCTGAAAGTCTTGTTGGTCCTACAAATAACTATATGATTAGATATTTTAATGATATAAATGCAAGTGCAGGTGGCGGTAGCAATAATGATTTTGAAGAGATCGAAGAACTTGCTATCCCAGAGCAGTTTGTGTTTATGCTCGGAGGTGAGAGAGAGTTAAAATATATAGAAGCGATCAATGTAAGCGGTGACTCTATGGAGCCTACTTTTAGCTATAATGATATAGTATTTATTAATAGAAATAAAACAGATATCAATCGCGGCGGTATTTTTACTATTCGTACGGAAGCAGGACTTTTTATTAAAAGAATTCAAAAACGAATTGACGGTAAAATAGATGTTATTTCAGATAATTCTGTTTATAATACACAAACATTAGATCCTCAAGAGATAGAAGTTATAGGGCGCGTTGTAAGCCGTTTTGGGGATGTTGATTAAGGAATTTTTTTGAAGTATTCTTATCTTCTTTCTTTATTATTGCTATTTAATGCCTGTTCCCATAAAGAAACAGTCCCTAAAAAAGAGGTGATTGTTGAACAGGAATATGTGGAAGACTTGGTAAAAATACCCCAAGATCCTGGTTTTTATGCTTCTAATATAAATGACAAATATATCGGTCATATCGAAACATTTGCAGATAAATATTTTCGGCCATGGAATATAAAAAAGATCTCTATCAATAAAGAACAGGCTTCATGGGCATATGTATACGACAACAATAATAGTTATACATATACACTACAGCCTATAAAAGAAGATTTTTTTACAGATATCAAAGAAAATGCCAATCTTGAAGAGTTTGCAACATTAAATCAACAAGGTCTCAGTCTTAAACTTTTAGATATGAGGGCACTGCCAACCGATAAACCAATCTTTTTGGATCCAAGTAAAGCAGGGGAAGGATATCCTTTTGATTATTTGCAAAATACATCGCTTGCACCGAATAAACCTCTATTGATTTCGCACTATTCAAAAGATAAAAAATGGGCTTTTATAGAGTGTAGTTTCGGTTTTGGCTGGGTAAAAGCAAAAGATATCGTTACATTAGATAAAGAATATACTACATTATGGAAAGAAGCTCAGCAAATCTTTCTTACAAAAGATAATCAGCCAATTTACGATCAAGAAGGGAACTATCTTTTTGATTCACGTATAGGTATGGCTTTGGCACTTATAGACGAAGATGCTGATGCTTATACTGTTTTAACCGTATCAAAAAACAAAGAGAATAAAGCTCTGTTTTTAAAATCTAAAATATCCAAGACAATAGCGCATAAAGGACTTTTAGAGTTTAATAGCATAAATATAGTACAGCTACTTCATGAGATCCAAAATGGAAAATACGGGTGGGGCGGCATCTACGGTCAACGTGACTGTTCTTCTACTCTAAGAGATTTTTATACTCCATTTGGCTTTTGGTTACCGAGAAATTCATCAGTACAAAGTCATATAGGTAATGTTGTAGATTTAGAAGAGTTTTCAAATGAGCAAAAAGAGGAAGCAATCAAAGCCCAAGCGATACCTTTTAAAACACTTGTATATAAAAAAGGGCATATAGGACTTTATGTCGGTATATATGAAAATAACCCGATTATTTTTCAGAATGTTTGGGGTGTAAAAACGAAAAAAGATAATGTTGAAGGAAGATTTATAATTGCTAAACCAATTTTTAGTACGTTAGAAGCCGGAAAAAACTTACCCGAATTTGACTCAAATGCTTCAATGCTTACTCAGCTAAAAAGCATAAATACTATAATTGAATAGTTTTTTATGCTTTTAAATCAAGCAGAGTACCCATTACATCATCTTGTGCTTTAATAGCAGTAACATTGACCTCTGTTGTACGCTGAGCAATGATCTGATTAGGAATCTCTTTTGATAAGTCTGTTTGACTTCTTTCTGCACCTTCATTGTCTGTTGAACGTGTTTCAGCGACAGGAGCTTCACTTCCCTGATTTGTTGCAATAGTGTCTTGCGGTACAAACCCATCTGTATTTACATTTGCAATATTATTTGCAGTTGTATTTAAGAGTGTTTGACTTGTCTGAATTGATGATACGTTGTTTGAAATATTCATAATACACTCCTTCTTAGTACCATTATAGTACTAAGAAGATAAAAGTTATCTAATAAGAAAATATTAGTGTAAATCAGCGTTAAGCTTGATCTCTCTAGTTGAACGAGATGCAGTAATCTCTCCAGTTAGAGAGTTTTGTCTGAAGTGAAGACCATTTAGACCTGCTAGTTGTTTCCCTTTGAAAACTTCACCGTCAAGTGTAACGCCTTTGTTTACTTCATTGATTTTTGCAAGTTCTGCAGGGTAGATGCCAACTTTAGTTCCCTCTAAAATTGCAATACCAGCATCGATGATACATGCATCACCTAATGGGATACCACATACAGAGTTAGCACCTAAAAGACAGTTTTTACCAACTGAGATAGGGTTACCGTCAGTTCCGCTAAGAACTCCAAGAATTGAAGCACCACCACCAACGTCAGAACCATCACCAACGATAGCAGAAGAACTAATACGTCCCTCAACCATAGAAACACCTGTAGTTCCTGCATTAAAGTTGATGTATGAAGCACCTGGCATTACAGTAGTACCAGCTGCTAGTTGTGCACCGAAACGTACTTTTGAAGTATCTAAGATACGAGTATTGTCAGCTGGGATGATGTGTTGTAAGAATCTAGGGAATTTATCTACAAAATCAATGTGCGGGTACTCACCAGCAAGTTTTAATTCGATTTCAAATTCTCTTAGGTAATCTAATTCAATTGGTTTACCAGCTGACCATGCAACATTTGGTAATGCACCGAATGCACCGTTTAGGTTAATCTCACGAAGACCTACTTTTGCTAAACTCATTGCGTAAAGTTTAAGATAAGTTGCTTCAACGCTTTCAAGTGGAGCATCTTCGAAGATGAAACATACTTTGAACTCACCGTCTTTGTAACCGTCGTTAATCATTTGGTTATAAAGTGCAGAAACTACTTGAATATTTTTATGTGCATCACCAAATGCTTCGTCACTGTATGGTGTAAAAGCATTTAAACATGCTTGTAAAAAATCTAAGTTAATGTCAAAAACTTGCTCGTTTTGAGAAAAATCTACTGTTAAACCTTGATCAGCTAATGCTTGAATAAAAATAGCTGCACTTCCAAAGTTCTCATCCCAGTTTACTACAGGGTAAGTTGCTTGTAAAGCTTTATCCGGATTTAACTGCCCTAAATCCACTCTAGCAATACCGAATGCTAAAGGATCTTTATACCCCTTTGTATCTTTTTTAATGTTTTCGATCAATGCTTTAAATGCATCTGTTGTCTCAATAACTTCCATATGAATTCTCGCTTAATTAATTTATTGGTGCAATTATAATTAAAAATTACTAATGAGAATTGATCTATACTTGCAGCATGAATAGTAAATGGACAGAACTTTTAAATAAAGACGATTATTTAGGGATCAAAAAGTATCTCAAAACTGATGGAGACATTTCAGAAGAAAATGACTCAGGGGAGGGTGTTCTTGCCTGTGCAATTCGTGCAAGATGTAGCTTTGAGACTCTTATGCTTTTGATTGAATTCGGAGCTGACCCGTTTGATTTTGATGATGAAGGTGTAAGCGTATTTGATATAGCAATCACATATGATAATCGTGAAATGGTTAACTACCTTATAGAACATGGCAGGGATGTAAATCAAACAAATAGAAGAAGCGGTTTTACCCCTTTAATGGCTGCGGCATGTTATGGAAGAACAGAGATCGCAAAAATACTTGTAGAAAGCGGTGTAGACCAAAATGCAAGAGATTCAAAAGGTTTTACAGCAGCGGACTTTGCGAGAAAGATGAATAAAAAATCTGTTTTGGAAGTTCTTGATTACGATGAGAATTCGCCAAAGAATACTAACTACGCAAGGTAGCTAGTCGAAAAATTTCCCTTGTTTTTCATTATCAAGTGGTTTTCGTTTCTCTTTAGCAAGCCAATCTTGTAAAAGAGACTCAACTACTTTACTTAAACTCATTTTATATCTTACACGAGAATACTTCATAGCATCATCCCATGTTTGTTTGTCTATAAGCAGACTACGAGTTACTTCATCTTTTGGTTTCAATAATACTCCTTCTTAAACTTCTTGTAATAGATTGATAAAGTTTTTGTAACTATCTACAATTTTTTGATTTTTTTGATTTTCTATATAGAATTCTATAGCTTTTTTTCCAAGTCTCGGGATTTCATTTTTTACGGCCCAGCTTGAAACTGTACCTTCTGGAACCTCTAAGATCTCGGCAAGCTGTTTTTGTGTAATATCCAACTCTTTACATATATCTTTTACTACATTGTTTTTTTGTTTTTGACGTTTTTTTGTTGAGGAAGTCTCACTCTTTGTTACTTGAGGAACTGTTTTTGTGATAGTGTTTGTTTC is a window from the Sulfurimonas sp. C5 genome containing:
- a CDS encoding 3-isopropylmalate dehydratase small subunit, whose translation is MQKANINGKVWRFGKDIDTDLIIAARYLNTSDPKELAKHVMEDADPEFVNKMSVGDVIVADENFGCGSSREHAPIALKAAGVAAVVAPTFARIFYRNAFNMGLPIFELPEASEINEGDKISIDMDNGTITNETTNKTYNFTPIPPFMQELIDAGGLMSFAKKEIEEGK
- a CDS encoding flagellar hook-basal body protein produces the protein MQTGYYSSAAGMVTQFNRLDTIANNLANVNTAGYKEDNVIVGDFLRMLKEARDDLPNANQTKEGAAFLNRTLTKSPQVVDSFTDFSVGDLTKTSNTLDFALSKDDLFFAVRTPQGIRLTRDGSFTLNPEGKLVNKQGYEVLGEDYKTSNAGITFAQDDAVITADKNGQISTNVPGSFNMVVKTKLLVVQPDNLRELKKDGDNLYRLENEESFNVVKNSGAVSQGFIEKSNVNAVKMMTQLIEANRLIGMYQKAMDTQMNDMNTEAIQKLAKKA
- a CDS encoding SH3 domain-containing C40 family peptidase, encoding MKYSYLLSLLLLFNACSHKETVPKKEVIVEQEYVEDLVKIPQDPGFYASNINDKYIGHIETFADKYFRPWNIKKISINKEQASWAYVYDNNNSYTYTLQPIKEDFFTDIKENANLEEFATLNQQGLSLKLLDMRALPTDKPIFLDPSKAGEGYPFDYLQNTSLAPNKPLLISHYSKDKKWAFIECSFGFGWVKAKDIVTLDKEYTTLWKEAQQIFLTKDNQPIYDQEGNYLFDSRIGMALALIDEDADAYTVLTVSKNKENKALFLKSKISKTIAHKGLLEFNSINIVQLLHEIQNGKYGWGGIYGQRDCSSTLRDFYTPFGFWLPRNSSVQSHIGNVVDLEEFSNEQKEEAIKAQAIPFKTLVYKKGHIGLYVGIYENNPIIFQNVWGVKTKKDNVEGRFIIAKPIFSTLEAGKNLPEFDSNASMLTQLKSINTIIE
- the flgG gene encoding flagellar basal-body rod protein FlgG: MMQSLYTASTGMLGMQLQIDTTANNIANVNTIGFKKSRAEFADLMYHTMEYAGTATSDTTQSPTGIEVGLGVRSTAINKIFTEGSLKQTDNPLDISITGNGFFKLELPDGTEVYTRNGAFKRDQNGTVVNSDGYALVPQIVIPEDATNISIGTDGTVSVVQAGQTQATVIGQINTTAFINPAGLHSMGDNLFMETDASGQPVDGTPGQNGLGVIRQGFVELSNVELVVELTDLITGQRAYDANSKIITTSDEMLQTVNNLKR
- a CDS encoding tetratricopeptide repeat protein, with amino-acid sequence MQTLTLANIYELQGLKEEALEIYKEILKKDPSNSEAKIAIRRLSGVRKKFLKVNTQMKEFFIKMDTEVEFKEFERWLLKAWN
- a CDS encoding LexA family transcriptional regulator, giving the protein MNSFSDIVEEIKSILSSDFSPKKVFDKDVAESIGISQMNFATMKKRNKIPFSELLDFCARRSISINWLLYGQSPESLVGPTNNYMIRYFNDINASAGGGSNNDFEEIEELAIPEQFVFMLGGERELKYIEAINVSGDSMEPTFSYNDIVFINRNKTDINRGGIFTIRTEAGLFIKRIQKRIDGKIDVISDNSVYNTQTLDPQEIEVIGRVVSRFGDVD
- the purU gene encoding formyltetrahydrofolate deformylase; this translates as MKYRVLIDANDEKGLVHKVSSVFFNYDLNILSNSEFVDKESNKFFMRSVVDGDVNKEDLSKAVQEVLPKNSTVKVIEPKKKNIILMATKELHALGDILVRHEAGELEANILGVISNYDLLEPFVSKFDIPYITVSHEGLERAEHETKVIEAIKSFEDVDYIVLAKYMRILTPRFVEEFEDKIINIHHSFLPAFIGANPYKQAYDRGVKIIGATAHFVNNNLDEGPIIAQDTIHVNHAHSWRDMQKNGRDVEKVVLSRALKLALEDRIFVYANRTVIF
- the rpoD gene encoding RNA polymerase sigma factor RpoD; amino-acid sequence: MTAKELNQALENFFEEHKSKECITYESIIDFYDKQPTGAQAKNIYKLLQKHNKCIYTSSEHAKKLNDQEAEARREAQRKMIEDSDNDEFDILKEHELLEWSRSDSPVRMYLREMGQIPLLTKEEEIDISKQIEKGESIIIDAICSVPYLINFILDYKEPLINRERRVKELFKSFEDDNDDNDNDNDDDNDNEDNDNVEEKTLSAKDKSRVEKVTTSFKALEKAKKEWVKLTEKAPEDLDGDLTEDIVFYQLSVTFKKAVLKEKLLDLGPTSKLINELVKAMETALKSDEGYDKELKRLEYKLPLFNATLRANHKVLVDKIQDLSKEDIVNMVPEATMVSTYMEIKKLVQTKEASKNSFDMEPEKLSDILEQIKRGKNISEKAKTKMAKSNLRLVVSIAKRYTNRGLPFLDLIQEGNIGLMKAVDKFEYQKGYKFSTYATWWIRQAISRAIADQARTIRIPIHMIETINRINKIMRKHLQEHGKEPDVETIAAEVGLSVEKVKNVIKITKEPISLEAPIGSEEDGRFGDFIEDKTSLSPSEAILKDDLKIQIEQVLEQLNEREKAVIKLRFGIMDDESDRTLEEIGKELNVTRERVRQIESSAIKKLKHPKVGRRLKNYIEE
- the leuB gene encoding 3-isopropylmalate dehydrogenase — protein: MKTYKIALIKGDGIGPEIVDEAVKVLDAVASCSGFSLTYDELLMGGIAYDITGDPLPQETINGALNSDAVLFGAIGGEKWDTLPREKRPESGLLRFRKELGVYANLRPAVVYDELANASSLKPEIVKGVDLMVVRELIGGIYFGEPKGRDENKGWNTMVYTKDEIVRIAHQAFKIAMNRNKRVCSIDKANVLDVSQLWRETVEEVAKEYPEVELSHMYVDNAAMQLIRDPKQFDVMLTGNIFGDILSDEASMLSGSIGLLPSASVGAKIGVYEPIHGSAPDIAGQGIANPIATISSASMMLRFALGENDAADKIDAAIKRALSEGYRTGDLAQFDAKEVCSTSEMGSIIANYIVK
- a CDS encoding tRNA (cytidine(34)-2'-O)-methyltransferase — protein: MAFNLVLVHPQIPNNTGAIGRLCVNAGASLHLIKPIGFDIDEKAVRRAGLDYWDKLDLHVWESLDDFFANNEITDNAYFATTKTDKPYFEATFKDGDYIFFGSETAGIPEDVLNKHKEQCITIPMTKDGRSLNLAISTGIVLYDAIRQTFDTFPRG
- a CDS encoding flagellar basal body rod C-terminal domain-containing protein, encoding MNISNNVSSIQTSQTLLNTTANNIANVNTDGFVPQDTIATNQGSEAPVAETRSTDNEGAERSQTDLSKEIPNQIIAQRTTEVNVTAIKAQDDVMGTLLDLKA